Sequence from the Montipora foliosa isolate CH-2021 chromosome 12, ASM3666993v2, whole genome shotgun sequence genome:
TAAAAGTCACGGCTTTTCCCAAAATGTGCAGAAAATAATTGGCTCGGTCGATTGACTGTACTGAAACAGCATACCATTAacatgtatttacaattttgtaTTCCAAGCTCAATGATGTTGACTATATGTAGATAAATGTATGATTGGTGCTGTGCTtaaacaacaagagagaaagaTGGGCCCCACCACCACCACTCAATTTGATTGTTTGCTTATTCATTGagctcaaaacaaaaacaaaaaaaaaccagttgGGGACTgcaacaaaaggaaataaattgaTTCAGAAACATTATTTAAAACATTCTCGTATTAACAAAAAAAGTATTTCAAACCTTGTGACAGGTAAAATAAATTGCCTGACTTTTCACTCTCTTGGactttgaaaaacaattaaggaTGCAAAATTCCTTAAGTTTATCTTGCACTGTACATATACTGTATTTCAACCAAATCACTGAGGCTTTTCCCCAATTTTCCCTCACTATGGAACCCCTGATGACTCTGGAACCCTTGCGAGACATCTAAGATCATAATTTGTATTTGCCACATTCCATTTTCCTAGCTttattgacaataataattcttattatCTTTAAAGCTTACTTCCGAAAGGTTATAGTGTAGAGGGTGCTGCATATTTGCATATGACTTGCCAGGGGTTAAATTGGATCAcaagttattttttatttgacatAGGATAAAATGGAATTCCTTTTTGTTCTCTTGAGTAATCAAAGTTAGGAGAGatatgaatttcattttgaccAAGGTCAAATCAAAAATGAcctgaaatcaacaaaaatgTAACATATAattcagaaaataaatattttcaaaataaatctTACCCTCAATTTGGGCATCTGACCACTGGCATTTGTCCTGTCCACCAACATAATGATAGATTTCCAATTTAACCCTCtctaaaacatggcagttattAGCTGAGTCCACCCTTAAATGAAAACAGggaacaaaatgaaaacaaaatttcagggTGCAATTATGTGTTGTATTCTGAAAGCAATGCCATCACAACAATGCACTGGTCAGAATTAAGATGTCCCAATAATTATATTCAATCCTTATAATTGAAGGGCTCTGGGCAAAAACGTCCAAACTCacattttgggtttttttaatttgtgctCAAAAGTGGTTGACTTTTTGCATGTGACCAAACATTATTGCAGATGTTaatttttggaaataaaaaacaaaccagCCAAACACATTATAGAACACTTATTTTCTTAATAATGTTGGGTCACATGCAAAAAGTCAGCCACTTTTGAgcacaaatgaaaacaaacgcAGAATGTCAGTTAGGACGTTTTTGCCCAGAGCCCTTCAATTGTACTAATTTAATTTATCCTTACAGTTGCATCACACCAATTATTGCAACAGAAGCTATTCCCAGTTATGTTACTATAATAACTAAAAACTGCACTACATCTCCCAAAGTAAGGTTTCTAGAAACATATCAAAACAGTTTTTGTTCCAACTGTACTATACCTTTCTGTGAGATAAAACCCAGGAAAATCATCTTTGGTTGCCAATGTCTTAAACACTTTTCGTAAGGTGcgctttgaaaacaacaaaatgactTAAATTATTGGTTTATTATAATCCATCAACTTGAAATATGCTGTCACACCATTATATAAACTTATAAAGGAAGACCTAACAGTACGTTGACATCTTTGAAGGTGGTACAGGGACTGTAAGAGTAGTGGTAGCAGTAATACAGACTGATCCTtttaatctgattggctctccaCAGAGCAATGCATTCACAAATCATgctacattgtatttttttgtttgtgcttttttttttttttggggggggggggggggggcctgaATTGCATCTTTTTTTAACCCATCAAAAACTCAAATTCAAATGAAGCAGAATTCCTGGAgtggaaaaataaatattaGCATTGGCAAAAAAActgtgtgctttcaaaatgaGTCCAATCAAGTGGTAATCACTTCGTGATGTGCGATTTTAGTCTGAAATCTTGCAAATTATACATCCCCACAGCCGGCTACTGCGCCAAGCTTAGTGAGCCACAAAAAGAAGGATTTACGAGTCCCCATTAGGGTCTTGGTCTTGGTCTGATTCCTATTACTTCAAGAACTGACAGCTTTGATGTTCCATAACCTAGAATTTCTTTtgaatatcccgtatcccgttttaaaattgtcaaacaaatATTGTGTTACCTatgtatcccgtatcccgataaccctTAATAGGGTCTTATTTATACAACCTTTCAAGAGAAGTAATGCATGACAAACAAACGAACATAAACGGTTCTATATCTGTCCCTTTCTTCTATACAAAGATAGACACAACTTAGAGCACTATTTTCAAAAACCATATAATCTACAATGACAATTTTAAAGCGGCGCCAGAACagggtcaaaaaaaaaaagaaagtgatgAGACGATCAGAATTCCATCAAATGAATATCTAATCTAAGTATACTCACCCGACAGGTTGAAGGAACCTGGATTTTGTTCCTTCTTCGTTGGAGTTGCGGTCGTACGCAGTTAGCAACATTGTCCTCCTTCTGTCTGATGTTCTTCAGTTCTGTTAACACCTCTCGAAGAACTTTGCCATGTTCTTCTTCCTTTGCTTTCATTTCCTCACGTAGTTTCTGGTTTTCTGCTATCATTTGTTGATTTTTATGAAGCGTTTGCTCCAGGAGAACGACGTGATCGTCCGATATCATATTCGCCATAGTTGTGCTCTTCTCGATGTTTGAATAAACCGCGCGCGCTTAAAATAATGTATTGGAGAATTTTGGCGGTTGAAATACTAATTATTCAGTATATCTTGTGAGGGGGTAGTGTAGGGAATTTTCCACGTTTTCAAATGATCTCACGGGTTGTTTAACCCTTATTTTGGCCTCTTTCGTTTTTCTTAATAGCAAACTattgctatttttttttctctccattTTTCGGTACAGACCGCAAAGTTAAGTTCGCGGCGAAGAAGATCAATTACGGCATGACAGGAGGGGTCCTGTTAGGTTAATTCACCAATTATGCAAattttaatttgcataattgGCAATTATTTGACGTGGCAAAAAACCCTAGTCG
This genomic interval carries:
- the LOC137980684 gene encoding uncharacterized protein, giving the protein MANMISDDHVVLLEQTLHKNQQMIAENQKLREEMKAKEEEHGKVLREVLTELKNIRQKEDNVANCVRPQLQRRRNKIQVPSTCRRTLRKVFKTLATKDDFPGFYLTERVDSANNCHVLERVKLEIYHYVGGQDKCQWSDAQIEEARKFRLNEWALKVQSLYLSCELMHHLQLRTVPAG